One Amycolatopsis sp. NBC_00355 genomic window carries:
- a CDS encoding acyltransferase — translation MTSMWGAPALSRVRAWRQARRDPRQAKFLTGDSLRWVLRNRAYTPWYLVRYYRLLKFRLANPHIILRGMLFLGKNVEIHCRPGYGRLEIGRWVHIGDGNAIRCHEGSLRIGDKSVFGRQNVINCYLDIELGAATLVADWVYICDFDHVISDIHVPIKDQGIVKTPVRIGPDTWLGTKVSVLKGTRIGRGCVLGAHAVVRGDIPDYSIAVGMPARVVRNREDDYAADAARREAVADMARKANKALQKTLGEQ, via the coding sequence ATGACGTCGATGTGGGGTGCGCCCGCTCTTTCGCGGGTGCGAGCCTGGCGGCAGGCGCGCCGCGACCCGCGGCAGGCGAAGTTCCTGACCGGAGATTCGCTGCGCTGGGTGCTGCGCAACCGCGCGTACACCCCCTGGTACCTGGTCCGGTACTACCGGCTGCTCAAGTTCCGGCTCGCCAACCCGCACATCATCCTGCGCGGGATGCTGTTCCTCGGGAAGAACGTCGAGATCCACTGCCGTCCGGGTTACGGCCGGCTGGAGATCGGCCGTTGGGTGCACATCGGCGACGGCAACGCCATCCGCTGCCACGAGGGTTCGCTGCGGATCGGCGACAAGTCCGTGTTCGGCCGCCAGAACGTCATCAACTGCTACCTCGACATCGAGCTCGGCGCGGCCACGCTGGTCGCCGACTGGGTGTACATCTGTGACTTCGATCACGTCATTTCGGACATCCACGTCCCGATCAAGGACCAGGGCATCGTGAAGACGCCGGTCCGCATCGGCCCGGACACCTGGCTCGGCACCAAGGTCAGCGTCCTGAAGGGCACCCGCATCGGCCGCGGCTGCGTACTCGGCGCCCACGCGGTCGTCCGCGGCGACATCCCGGACTACTCGATCGCGGTCGGCATGCCGGCCCGCGTGGTGCGTAACCGCGAAGACGACTACGCCGCCGACGCCGCGCGCCGCGAGGCCGTCGCGGACATGGCCCGCAAGGCGAACAAGGCGCTGCAGAAAACCCTCGGCGAGCAGTAG
- a CDS encoding APC family permease — protein sequence MTSTAAAPAALQRRLGLPGVVLFGLAYMAPLIVLGTFGIVATTTEGTVPSAYLLALVAMLFTAASYGKMAATHPVAGSAYTYVRKAVDARAGFLVGWAVLLDYFFLPMVIWLIGGAYLSAEFPGVPNWIWLISFILLTTILNVLGIQIAEKANFVLMAFQILVIGFFVVLSIKQVLHVGDALASTQPFFHPGTTLGTISGGAALATYSFLGFDAVTTLTEETTEPRKTIPRAILLTALIGGGIFIVLAYFTQLAHPGSSFTDESSAAFEIATTIGGNLFASFFLAGLVVAQFASGIAAQASASRLMFAMGRDGVLPRVFGKLQPKFATPVFGIVLTGIVGLVALALDVSTSTSFINFGAFTAFTFVNVSVIATWLRDRSGKRALTWVVFPVIGAVVDLWLLVNLDGIALIFGLVWLAIGVVVLAAITRGFRRPPPEMTFEE from the coding sequence ATGACCTCCACGGCCGCGGCCCCGGCCGCCCTGCAGCGCCGGCTCGGCCTGCCCGGCGTCGTCCTGTTCGGGCTCGCCTACATGGCGCCGTTGATCGTGCTCGGCACGTTCGGCATCGTCGCGACGACGACCGAGGGCACGGTGCCCTCGGCGTACCTGCTCGCCCTGGTCGCGATGCTGTTCACCGCGGCCAGCTACGGGAAGATGGCCGCCACCCACCCCGTCGCCGGCTCGGCCTACACCTATGTCCGGAAAGCGGTCGACGCGCGCGCCGGGTTCCTCGTCGGCTGGGCGGTGCTGCTCGACTACTTCTTCCTGCCGATGGTGATCTGGCTGATCGGCGGCGCCTACCTGTCAGCCGAGTTCCCGGGCGTGCCCAATTGGATCTGGTTGATCAGTTTCATCCTGCTGACGACGATCCTGAACGTCCTCGGCATCCAGATCGCCGAGAAGGCGAACTTCGTGCTGATGGCGTTCCAGATCCTGGTGATCGGCTTTTTCGTCGTTCTTTCGATCAAGCAGGTGCTGCACGTCGGGGACGCGCTGGCCAGCACGCAGCCGTTCTTCCATCCCGGCACCACGCTGGGCACGATCTCCGGCGGCGCCGCCCTCGCGACGTACTCCTTCCTCGGCTTCGACGCCGTGACGACGTTGACCGAGGAGACGACCGAGCCGCGCAAGACGATCCCGCGGGCCATCCTGCTCACCGCGTTGATCGGCGGCGGCATCTTCATCGTGCTGGCCTACTTCACCCAGCTCGCCCACCCGGGCAGCTCGTTCACCGACGAGTCGTCCGCCGCGTTCGAAATCGCGACGACGATCGGCGGCAACCTCTTCGCTTCGTTCTTCCTCGCCGGCCTGGTCGTGGCGCAGTTCGCGTCGGGGATCGCTGCACAGGCGAGCGCGTCGCGGCTGATGTTCGCGATGGGCCGCGACGGCGTGCTGCCGCGGGTCTTCGGCAAGCTCCAGCCGAAGTTCGCGACGCCGGTGTTCGGCATCGTCCTGACCGGGATCGTCGGGCTGGTCGCGCTGGCCCTGGACGTCAGCACGTCGACGTCGTTCATCAACTTCGGCGCCTTCACCGCGTTCACGTTCGTCAACGTCAGCGTGATCGCGACCTGGCTGCGCGACCGGTCCGGGAAACGGGCGCTGACCTGGGTGGTCTTCCCGGTGATCGGCGCCGTGGTCGATCTTTGGCTGCTGGTCAACCTGGACGGCATCGCGCTGATCTTCGGACTGGTCTGGCTGGCGATCGGCGTCGTCGTCCTGGCGGCGATCACCCGCGGGTTCCGGCGGCCGCCGCCGGAGATGACCTTCGAGGAGTAG
- a CDS encoding carbon-nitrogen hydrolase family protein has translation MPRPLPIALVQAPPRPGSAGFAREVEAVLSRFPDTRLAAFPELHLCGVDGEGDERTAQLRAAAEPLHGPRTKELGELAGDLGIWLAPGTVCEDGDHGELFNTALVFSPQGELAGWYRKVFPWRPHEPYDPGKEFVVADLADAGRVGFSICYDAWFPEVTRHLAWMGAEVVLNPVQTTTPDRAQELVLARANAIVNQVFVASVNTAGPFGMGDSLLVGPEGDVLGALPGPGEGVLAHTIDLDEVARVRRDGTAGTNRMWEQFTPADMPLALPLYQGRIDPDRWRPREGDDR, from the coding sequence ATGCCGCGCCCACTCCCGATCGCTCTGGTGCAAGCGCCGCCCCGGCCCGGCTCGGCCGGGTTCGCTCGCGAGGTCGAAGCCGTCCTGAGCCGGTTTCCGGACACGCGCCTGGCCGCCTTCCCCGAGCTGCACCTCTGCGGTGTCGACGGCGAGGGCGACGAGCGCACCGCGCAGCTGCGGGCCGCCGCGGAGCCGTTGCACGGACCGCGGACCAAGGAGCTCGGCGAACTGGCCGGTGACCTGGGGATCTGGCTCGCTCCGGGCACGGTTTGCGAAGATGGCGACCACGGCGAGCTGTTCAACACGGCCCTGGTCTTTTCGCCGCAAGGCGAGCTGGCCGGCTGGTACCGCAAGGTCTTCCCCTGGCGGCCGCACGAACCGTACGACCCCGGCAAAGAGTTCGTTGTCGCCGATCTGGCCGACGCCGGGCGCGTGGGCTTCTCGATCTGTTACGACGCGTGGTTCCCCGAAGTGACCCGCCACCTCGCGTGGATGGGCGCCGAGGTGGTGCTCAACCCCGTCCAGACCACGACCCCCGACCGCGCCCAGGAACTGGTCCTGGCCCGGGCGAACGCGATCGTCAACCAGGTGTTCGTCGCGAGTGTGAACACGGCCGGGCCATTCGGCATGGGCGACAGCCTGCTCGTCGGGCCGGAAGGTGACGTCCTCGGCGCGCTGCCCGGGCCCGGCGAGGGCGTCCTCGCGCACACGATCGACCTCGACGAGGTGGCGCGCGTGCGCCGGGACGGCACCGCGGGCACCAACCGGATGTGGGAGCAGTTCACTCCGGCCGACATGCCGCTGGCCCTGCCGCTCTACCAGGGCCGGATCGACCCTGATCGCTGGCGTCCACGAGAAGGAGACGACCGATGA
- a CDS encoding FadR/GntR family transcriptional regulator, with translation MATADLDAPELTGIRRLSALDTVRARIALAVELGLLKPGERLPPNGDIARALGVAEITVRRALETLAEDGLIERRRGRGGGTLVAEHPPGKRVNEVVAYFESAAEVRELIDHRLVLETGLVQLVARRRPDVERLRELVARMDTATGWAEFHELDAEFHRTVAAPGPPAAVRQYEAVLTELYRFYLPYPLATLRESNGEHAKLVKALASGNREAATRITRDHVSGLHQTMFVGLT, from the coding sequence ATGGCCACGGCAGACCTGGACGCCCCCGAGCTGACCGGCATCCGGCGGCTGTCGGCACTGGACACGGTCCGCGCCCGGATCGCCCTCGCCGTCGAGCTGGGCCTGCTGAAGCCGGGGGAGCGGCTGCCGCCGAACGGCGACATCGCCCGCGCCCTGGGCGTCGCCGAGATCACGGTCCGCCGCGCCCTGGAGACGTTGGCCGAAGACGGCCTGATCGAGCGACGCCGTGGCCGCGGCGGCGGCACCCTGGTCGCCGAGCACCCCCCGGGGAAGCGGGTCAACGAGGTCGTCGCCTACTTCGAGTCGGCCGCCGAGGTCCGCGAGTTGATCGACCACCGCCTGGTGCTGGAGACAGGCTTGGTCCAGCTGGTGGCCAGACGCCGCCCGGACGTCGAGCGCCTTCGGGAACTGGTCGCCCGAATGGACACGGCGACGGGCTGGGCGGAGTTCCACGAGCTGGACGCGGAGTTTCACCGGACGGTCGCCGCGCCGGGCCCGCCCGCAGCGGTCCGCCAGTACGAAGCGGTGCTGACCGAGTTGTACCGGTTCTACCTGCCGTACCCCTTGGCGACGCTGCGCGAGTCCAACGGCGAGCACGCAAAGCTGGTGAAGGCCCTGGCCTCGGGAAACCGAGAGGCGGCGACCCGGATAACCCGCGACCACGTGAGCGGGCTGCACCAGACGATGTTCGTCGGCCTCACCTGA